In a genomic window of Passer domesticus isolate bPasDom1 chromosome 3, bPasDom1.hap1, whole genome shotgun sequence:
- the NT5C1B gene encoding cytosolic 5'-nucleotidase 1B produces the protein MSGSGPEGPQPSQAAEQDRQQEAERDWAAAKAFYDNLVTQRPRPPKPQNAITVAVSSRALFNLVEEQRIYEEQGVEKYVEYQQKNENIILKPGPAFYFVKALEHVNARLLELYPDDEERFDIVLMTNNHAQVGVRLINSINHYGLTIERFCMTGGESPIGYLTAYLTNLYLSADSDKVQEAIEAGIASATMFTANKDVVYSDTQLRVAFDGDAVIFSDESEQIYKEQGLDRFFEHEQMNENKPLAQGPLKGFLEDLGKLQKKFYAKNERLNCPIRTYLVTARSAASSGARVLKTLRSWGLEIDEALFLAGAPKGPILVKIRPHIFFDDQMFHIEGAQKLGAIAAHVPYGISQKYQKST, from the exons ATGAGCGGCTCCGGCCCGGAGGGGCCGCAGCCCAGCCAGGCGGCGGAGCAGGACCGGCAGCAGGAGGCCGAGCGGGACTGGGCAGCGGCCAAGGCTTTCTATGACAATCTGGTTACTCAGAGACCCCGGCCG CCCAAGCCCCAGAACGCCATCACGGTGGCCGTGTCCTCCCGAGCACTCTTCAACCTGGTGGAGGAGCAGCGGATCTACGAGGAGCAGGGCGTGGAGAAGTACGTGGAGTACCAGCAGAAGAACGAGAACATCATCCTCAAGCCCGGACCGGCGTTCTACTTCGTCAAG gcactggagcacGTCAATGCCCGGCTGCTGGAGCTGTACCCTGATGACGAAGAACGCTTTGATATTGTCCTGATGACAAACAACCATGCCCAAGTGGGAGTGAGGCTCATAAACAGCATCAATCACTAtg GTTTAACAATTGAACGTTTCTGTATGACGGGGGGAGAGAGCCCCATTGGTTACCTGACCGCGTACCTCACCAACCTGTACCTCTCAGCGGATTCTGACAAAGTGCAGGAAGCTATAGAAGCAG GCATTGCATCAGCTACGATGTTCACTGCTAACAAAGATGTTGTTTACTCGGATACACAGCTGAGGGTGGCTTTTGATGGGGATGCTGTTATCTTTTCTGATGAATCAGAACAGATTTACAAAGAGCAAGGATTAGATAGATTTTTTGAACATGAACAGATGAATGAAAATAAGCCTCTTGCACAG GGTCCTTTGAAGGGTTTTCTGGAAGACCTGGGAAAACTCCAGAAGAAGTTCTATGCAAAAAATGAACGATTAAATTGTCCTATCAGGACCTACCTGGTCACAGCCAGAAGTGCAGCGAGCTCTGGAGCCAGAGTGCTGAAGACTCTTCGTAGCTGGGGTCTGGAGATTGATGAGGCACTTTTCCTAGCAGGAGCACCTAAAGGACCAATCCTGGTGAAAATCCGCCCTCACATTTTCTTTGATGACCAGATGTTCCACATTGAAGGAGCACAGAAATTAGGCGCCATAGCCGCACATGTCCCCTATGGCATTTCTCAGAAGTACCAAAAATCTACATGA
- the RDH14 gene encoding retinol dehydrogenase 14: MAAALPALALGAGLLVAAWRWLRGAARPGRGGSMRGKTVIITGANSGLGRAAAAELLRMRARVIMGCRDRARAERAAREIRAEVGEREDGGGELVVRELDLASLRSVRAFCHRVLQEESRLDVLINNAGIFQCPYMKTEDGFEMQFGVNHLGHFLLTNLLLGLLKNSAPSRIVVVSSKLYKYGEINFEDLNSEISYNKSFCYSRSKLANILFARELARRLEGTGVTVNSLHPGIVRTNLGRHVNIPLLAKPLFNLVSWAFFKTPLEGAQTSIYLASSPDVEGVSGKYFGDCKEEELLPKAMDDLVARKLWDISEVMVGLLK; encoded by the exons ATGGccgcggcgctgccggcgctgGCGCTGGGCGCGGGGCTGCTGGTGGCCGCTTGGCGCTGGCTgcggggcgcggcgcggcccgggCGCGGGGGCTCCATGCGGGGCAAGACCGTCATCATCACCGGCGCCAACAGCGGGctgggccgggcggcggcggccgagcTGCTGCGGATGCGGGCCCGCGTCATCATGGGCTGCCGCGACCGGGCGCGGGCCGAGCGGGCGGCCCGCGAGATCCGGGCCGAGGTGGGCGAGCGGGAGGACGGCGGCGGCGAGCTGGTGGTCCGCGAGCTGGACCTGGCCTCGCTGCGCTCCGTGCGCGCCTTCTGCCACCGCGTCCTGCAG GAAGAGTCAAGGCTGGATGTTCTGATAAACAATGCAGGGATATTCCAGTGTCCATACATGAAGACAGAGGATGGCTTTGAGATGCAGTTTGGTGTGAACCACTTGGGCCACTTCTTGCTCACAAACCTTCTTCTGGGCCTCCTCAAAAATTCTGCCCCAAGCCGAATTGTTGTAGTGTCCTCAAAGCTTTACAAATACGGAGAGATCAACTTTGAAGACTTGAACAGTGAAATAAGCTACAATAAAAGCTTTTGTTACAGCCGAAGTAAACTGGCTAACATATTATTTGCCAGGGAGCTGGCCCGTCGGTTGGAAGGGACAGGAGTCACTGTCAACTCCCTTCATCCAGGGATTGTCAGAACAAATCTAGGCAGACATGTGAATATTCCTTTGCTGGCCAAACCTCTGTTCAACTTGGTGTCATGGGCTTTCTTCAAAACACCTCTGGAAGGAGCCCAGACATCTATTTATTTGGCCTCTTCTCCTGATGTTGAAGGTGTGTCAGGAAAGTATTTTGGAGACTGCAAAGAGGAAGAACTTCTGCCCAAAGCCATGGATGACTTGGTTGCAAGAAAATTGTGGGATATCAGTGAAGTGATGGTTGGCTTACTGAAGTAA